Below is a window of Calditerricola satsumensis DNA.
CTTTGCCCGCTACTTCCGGCTGCTCCTCGAGCGGGGCGTCTACATCCCGCCGTCGCAGTTTGAGGGGATGTTCGTCTCGGTGGCGCACACCGACGCCGACATCGACCGCACGCTGGAGGTGCACCGCGAAGTCTTGAAGCGCCTGTGACCGCGGGCACCGAAAAAACCTCTTTACATCTGAGCAAACCTGTACTATACTCATTTTCGACAACCGAATCCGACACGAACAGCCATCTCTTATCGAGAGTGGCGGAGGGACTGGCCCGATGAAGCCCGGCAACCCCTGCTTCCCCATTCGGAAGCGGGAAGGTGCCAACTCCTGCAGAACGGCTGCGAAGGCGGCGTTCTGAGAGATAAGAGAGGAGGCGTTGCGTTTGCAACAAATCCTTTCTGAGGTCTCTCAGAAAGGATTTTTTTGTGAAAGATCCTCATAAAAACAGATCGGTTTAATTGGTTTTAACGGAGGACGACGATGATCAAGCTGCAGGGCATTCGCAAAACCTTCTCCACGGGCGGCAAAACCGTGGAGGTGCTCAAGGGCATTGATCTCTCGGTGCAAAAAGGCGAAGTCTTCGGCTTGATCGGCCGCTCCGGAGCCGGCAAGAGCACGCTGCTGCGCATCATCAACCTGCTCGAGCGGCCATCGGCGGGGCGCGTCGTCGTCGACGGCGTCGAGCTGACGGCCCTCTCGGAACGCGAGCTGCGGCGGGCGCGCCAGCGCATCGGCATGGTGTTCCAGCACTTTCACCTGCTGTGGTCGCGGACGGTGCGCGAAAACATCGCCCTGCCGCTGGAGATCGCCGGCGTGCCGAAACGGGAGATCCGCCAGCGCGTCGACGAGCTGGTGGAGCTGGTCGGCCTGACCGAGCGCGCCGACGCCTATCCGGCCCAGCTGTCGGGCGGGCAGAAGCAGCGCGTCGGCATTGCCCGGGCCCTGGCCAACCGGCCCCATGTGCTCTTGTGCGACGAGGCCACCTCGGCCCTCGACCCCGAGACGACCGACCAGATCCTCGACCTGCTGCGGTCGATCAACCGCCGCTTCGGGCTCACCGTGGTGCTCGTCACCCACGAGATGGACGTCATCCAGGCCGTGTGCGACCGCGTCGCCGTGATGGAAGGCGGGCGCATCGTCGAGGTGGGCCCGGTGGCCGAGGTGGTGGCCCGGCCGCAAACGGAAACGGCGCGCCGCTTCCTGCAGCAGGGGCGTGCTGCCGATCGGGGGCGGATCCTCGGCGCCGACATCCCGCATGTTGGGCCGGCGGCGGGAAGCGAAGGCTCAGCCGTGGCGGCCGGGTCGGAAGCAGGCGTCTCCGCGGCCGGCGAGGGCGCGGTGGAAGTTTTCCTGCGCCTTGAGCTCGACGGCGTGTCCGCTCCCGTGGTGGAGACGGCCATCCGCCGCTTTGCCGCCGACATCCGCTTGTGCGAAGGGTCGCTGGCCGAGGGGCCGGGCGGCGTGCGCGGTGCGCTGACGGTGCGCGTCTCTGGCGCTCCCGCCGTTGTCCAAGGGGTGATCGAGTACTGGAAGGCGGCGGGCGTGGCCGTGACGCCGCTCGAGACGCTGGCGGAAAGGAGGGTGCGCGCGTGAACGCCTTGGCCGAGCTGTTCCCCCACGTGGCGCAAAACTGGGACGGGGTGCTGCAGGCCACCTGGGAGACGCTGTACATGGTGGGGGCGTCGCTCTTCTTCTCCGTGCTGCTCGGCATCCCCCTCGGGGTGCTGCTCGTCCTCACCTCGCCGGGCCATCTGGTGCCGATGCCCTGGCTGAACAAGCTGCTCGGCACGCTGGTCAACGTCTTCCGGTCGGTGCCGTACATCGTCCTCATCCTGTGGCTCTTGCCCGTCTCGCGCCTGCTTTTTGGCACCTCCTTCGGTCCGACGGCAGCCATCCTGTCGCTGGTGGCCGGCGCGGCGCCCTTCTACGCCCGGCTCGTGGAGACGGCCCTCCGCGAGGTCGATGCCGGCGTCATTGAGGCGGCCCGCGCGATGGGGGCCAGCCTGTGGCAGATCGTCATCAAGGTGCTGATTCCCGAGGCCCTGCCGGCGATGGCCGCCGGGGTGACGGTGACCGGCGTCGGCCTGGTCGGCTACTCGGCCATGGCCGGCGTGATCGGCAGTGGCGGTCTCGGAGCGATGGCCTACAACTTCGGGTTCAACGGCTTCCAGAACGACACCCTGTTTGTGGCCACGCTCCTCTTGATCCTCATGGTGCAGCTGTTCCAGGCCGCGGGCGACCGCATCGTCCGCCGCTTGGACAAGCGATAACGGCGCGCGGGCGCCCTACATCCTGCCGGTGCCCAGGCGCAAACCTTATCGATTCACGCGTTGGGAGGGACCCACACATGCGCAAGGCCTTGACGCTGCTCATGCTCGCACTGCTCGTCGTCCTGCCCTTGGCCGGCTGCGGGACCGCGACGGAGAAAGGCGGCGACGCGTCGCAAGGGACGGCCAACAAGCCGCTCAAGGTGGGGGCCACGGCCGTTCCGCACGCGGAAATTCTGAACGAAGTGGTGAAGCCGAAGCTGAAGGAAAAGGGCATTGACCTCGAGGTGGTCGTGTTCCAGGATTACGTCCTGCCGAACACGCAGCTGGCGGAAGGGGCGCTGGACGCCAACTACTTCCAGCACATCCCGTGGCTGGAGGCGACGAACAAGGAGAAGGGCTACAAGCTGGTACCGGTGGCCGGCGTCCACATCGAGCCCCTCGGGCTGTACCCCAATAAGAAGAAAGGGTACAAATCGGTGAACGATCTGCCGGACGGGGCGACCATCGCCATCACCAACGGGGCCAGCGAGTGGCTGCGCGTGTTCCGCCTGCTGGAGGCGGCCGGGCTGATCAAGCTGAAAGAAGGCATCGGCGAAAAGGTGACGGAAAAGGACATCGTCGAAAACCCCAAGCACATCAAGTTTACGCAGGTTGACCCGGCCATGCTGCCGCGCACGCTGGAAGACCCGAAGATCGACGCCGCGGTCATCAACACGAACTTCGCCATTGAGGGCGGCCTTGTGCCGACCAAGGACGCCATCTTCCGCGAAGACGAAAATTCCCCGTACGTCAACGTGCTGGTCACGCGGGAAGACAACAAGAACGACCCGCGCATCCAAGAACTGGTGAAGGTTCTCCTGTCGGAAGACGTCAAGAAATTCATTGAAGAGAAGTACAAAGGGGCGGTCGTACCGGCGCAGAAAACCTTCTGATGCGAAGCGGTTCCTGGCACCCTTGGCGCGAGACCTTGGGATGCAGGTGGCGGACAAAAAATGTTGGAAATCCCTCTCCCGCGAGAGGGATTTTTTGTTCGGTGTCGAATGAAGGCGAGAGGATGCCATGACCCCAGGAGGGTTGCCCATGAGCCCCGATCAACTGTTGGCCGTGGTCCGTGAGGCGGTCCAGGACGCGCTTCTCCCGGTACAGGCCGAGCTGCGCCGACTTGGTGAGCGGATGGACCAGCTTGAACAGCGAATGGCTCGGATGGAGCAGCGGCTGGATGGTCTGGAGCAGCGGTTGAATGGCTTGGAACAGCGGCTGGACGGTCTGGAGCAGCGGCTGGATGGTCTGGAGCAGCGTGTGGACGCCCTGGAGGCGCGCGTAGGCAGCATGGAGCAGCAACTGGTCGAAATGAAAGGCGAGATTCGCGACTGGACGACGCGCATGGACGCGTTCGAGGCGTTTCTTGACCGTCGCCTTCGGGATCATGAACACCGTCAGGAGCTAATGTGGAAGGAATTGCATCCCCGCCTTGTCTTCCTCGAAAACAAGGTGGAGCACCACGAGAAGGATCTCGCCTTCCTTCGCCAAGCGTTCCTCGGGCGATGAGGGGTGACAGCACGCGGGCATGGCGCCGCAAGAGCCGCTTTGGCGCTGCCCGCCTTTTTTTGTTCGCGGGGTACGCTGTTTTTGGGGTTTGGCTGGGTGTAGGGATGCGTGCGACCGCCGCTCCCCCGTTCTACCCCGCGTGCGGGCCGCATAACGTATACCGAGCACCGAAGAACGTGTTGCGCGCGAAAGGGGGAGTTTGCGTGCACCAGGAGGACAACCGGGGGTTGCGTTTTCACGTTCGCGAGCAGGTTCACCTTCCGGACGACGCGCCGGAGATCGAGGCGATTCGCGAGCTGGAGCTGGAACCCGTCGTGGAAGTGACCGCATCCGGCGGTTCGGTGACGGTTTCGGGGTTCCTCAGCCTGACTGGCAAGTACATCGGCCGGCGGGAATACCTGGGGGGAACCGGGGACGGGCGTGAGGCGCACGTGCCGTTTCCGTATCATCCTTTTGAAAGCGAGATGGGCCCCTTGGCGCCCTGGCAAAAGCGCAGCGAGATTCGCCACCGCATCCCGCTGGACATCACCGTGCCGGAAGACCGCGTGCCCGACTTGGAGGACGTCTACGTGGTCATCGACAGCTTCGATTACGAGGTGAACGGGCCGCGCAAGTTGCTTATCGACGCCGTGCTGGACGTTACCGGCATTGTCGTGGATAGCCGTCGCGGCGCGCACACGGTGGAGCAGGACGCGCCCGCAGCCCCCGTGCTGGTGAGCGGGCCGGAGCCGGCGCGCGAGGCGGCCGGAGCCGCCGAAACGGCAACGGAGGGCGTGGCCGAGTCGACACCGGATTCGCGCGCGGACGATGCGCCTGCGGTTTTGCGCGAGGAGAAGGGGGATCCGGTTTTGGACGGGCACGAGGCGGCGTTCGCCCGCGTATCGCCTTCTGCGCAGGGGCCTTCCGCGCCGGAGGCCGGGAGCGGCGACGAGCCGACCGAGCAGGGCGCGTCGGAGGCGGTGGAGGCGGCCGCCGCGCCAGCGGAAGCAGGCGACGCTTCTGCGCGCCAAGGGTCCGACGCGGCGGCAGAAGCCCAACCGAAGCCGCAGCCGGAGGTGAAGGTGGCCATCACGGCCAAATCCAAAACCGAGGAGAGCAGCGCCCGCCCGCTCTCTTCTTATTTGATGGAGAAATTGGCCAAAGAAAAGCGGCCGGCCGGATCGGACGAACAAACGCCCGCTTCGGCGGCCCCGCGCGCATCGGCCGAGCCGAACTCGACCGATGGGGAGGGCCAAGCGGAGGGCGAAACGACCGCCGCACGCGAGGGACAAGAGGCGGATGCAGAAGACCGCGAAGCGACCAAGAGGCCCGAAAACGGCCGGTACCTGATCGGCCTGCTCAAGGAGAAGGAAGAGCGGTATGCGCGCCTGACGATGTGCATTGTGCAGCGCGACGACACGCTGGCCTCCATTGCCGCCCGCTACGGGGTGTCGGTGAGCACGATTCGGTCGGTGAACCGCATGGCTGATGACCGCGTAGAAGAAGGGCAGATTCTCCTGATTCCGCGGGGGGAAGGGTGACGAAACCGTGGTGGCAAAACGGCAGTTGGGCGGAATGCACGCAGAAGCCGGCATTCCGCTTTTTCTCTGCGCGGCGTTGGCGGCGCACCCGCGGGAATGGGCTCCGATCGGCAGGGCGATGTGGCGCGTGGAGACGGACCGGGGCGCGTTTGTGATGGCGGCTGTCCACCGCGATCCGCAGGAGCTTGCGTGGATCGACCGGGTGCGGCATGACCTGGCGGCGCGGGGATGGACCCATTATCTCCCCTGGCTTCCGAGTCCCCAAGGCGACGCGGTGTGGCGGAGCCGCGAGGGGATGTTTGTCGTCATGCGCCTGCCGACGGCACACGCCCCCCCTGCCGATGCCCTCGACCGCCTGTTTGCCTCCTTGGCCGCCCTGCATCGCCTGACGTCGACGCCGCTGCCCCATGTCCGTCCATGGGTGGATCAGGTGATCGAGCAGCTCCGCTGGCAATGGAACCGGTGGAAGGCCCGTCTCGCCCAGTGGCAGGAGGAAGCCGGTCGCCGGGCCTACCCTTCGCCGGTTGACGCCGTTTTCCTTGCCAACGCCGAGGCGCTCGCCGAGGCGCTGGATCGCGCGCTGGCGCTGTTGGCGCGCTGGGAAAAGGCGGTAGGACGGCGCGCGGTCCTGCGCGTGTCATGGGTGCTTGCCCGCCCGCGCCCGGACCGGCTGGTCTGGCGCGAAGGGGGCGAGCCGCTCTGGCTCGACTGGTCGGACGCCACCGTTGACGCCCCGGTGCGCGACGTGGCCTACCTCTTGCGCGCCGTCTCGCGCGCCGTGGAGGAAGACCGCTTGCCCGCCGCGTTGGCCGCCTACGACGCCCACTTCCCCCTGCGGGAGGAGGAACGTTTGGCGCTGGCCCTCCTGCTGGCGCCGCCCCATGCGGTCTTTCGCCTCCTTGAGCGCCATTACGCGTGGGAGCGTCGCGTGCGCCTGGAAGCGGTAACGGCCCTCGAGCGCGAGCTGGATCGCCACGCGCTATTCGGCCGGTTGCTCGATGCCTGGCTGTAGCCGATGGGGATGGGTGTACACGTTAAAACGCGCGCCGCGAACGAAGCCGATGGCGGTGATCCCCAATTCCTCGGCGATGCGCAAGCCGAGCTCGGTGGGGGCCGACTTGGAGAGGACCACGCCCACCCCCATCTTGGCCGCCTTGAGGATCACCTCCGAGGAGAGCCGCCCGCTGAAGGCGAGCAGCTTGTCGTCGCGCGGCACGTTGTGCTGGAGGCAATAGCCGTAGAGCTTGTCGAGGGCGTTGTGCCGGCCAATGTCGGTGCGGGCGACGACGAGACCGGCGCGCGTGCAGAGGGCGGCGTTGTGGACGCCGCCGGTGTCGGCAAAGACGTGGGAAGTCTCCTGCAGCGCGCCGATCAGGCGCAGCACGTCATCGGGGGCGAGGGTGGGAGCCTGCTCGACCGGTTTGGCCGTTTGGACGTCGTTGAAGAAATAGAAGGATTGCCGCCCTTTCCCGCAGCACGACGGAATGTAGCGCTTGTTGAAGAAGCGCTGGGAAAACCGGCGTTTGCCCGCCGTTTCCACGTAGGCGAACCCGTTTGCGGAATCGAGGGTGAGGGAGACGATCTCCCCGGCGGAGCGGATGACCCCTTCCGCCGCCAGAAACCCGATGACGAGTTCGTCCAGGTGGCTGGGCGTGCAGACGAGCGTCGCCAGTTCCTCGTCGTCGACGTAGACGGTGAGGGCGTATTCGCTTGCCACCGTGTCGACGGCCGCATGCAGGCGGCCATTTTCGTAGCGCAGGATGGGGCGTCGTTGGGTCACGGGCAGCTCCATGGGCGCGTCTACCCCTTTCCCTCCGAGGTCTCGTTGCTTTCATTATACGGAAGATGCGGTACAATGGAGGCGACCGGGTTTGGCGGGAAGGAGGAGAGGCCATGCATCGCGCGTTTGCGGACGCGCCCAATCGCGCGCCGCTTTCCGTGGAAGATGCCCAAGCGGTGATCCTCGAATCGCTCGCGCCCCTGCCCGTGGAACGAATTCCCCTGGTTGACAGCGACGGCCGGGTCCTGGCCCAGGCGGTGGTGGCCGACGGCGACGTGCCCCCCTTTGACCGCTCGATGATGGACGGGTATGCCGTGCGCGCGGCGGACACGGCGGGCGCGTCGTGGGAGCGTCCGGTGCCGCTGGCCGTCATCGAGGAAGTCCCGGCGGGGTGTTCCCCGACCAGGCGCGTCGGTCCGGGCGAAGCGATTCGCGTGATGACCGGGTCGATGATTCCCGAGGGGGCCGACGCCGTGGTGAAGTTTGAGAACACGGCAGAGGGGTACAACCGGAACGTGGCCACGGTCCATGTTCGCGTGCCTGCGCGGCCGGGAGACAACATCGCCAAAAAAGGCGAGGACATGGCCAAGGGAAGCGTGGTGCTGCGGCCGGGCGTGCCCATCGGCGCGGCGGAGGCGGCGGTT
It encodes the following:
- a CDS encoding methionine ABC transporter ATP-binding protein; amino-acid sequence: MIKLQGIRKTFSTGGKTVEVLKGIDLSVQKGEVFGLIGRSGAGKSTLLRIINLLERPSAGRVVVDGVELTALSERELRRARQRIGMVFQHFHLLWSRTVRENIALPLEIAGVPKREIRQRVDELVELVGLTERADAYPAQLSGGQKQRVGIARALANRPHVLLCDEATSALDPETTDQILDLLRSINRRFGLTVVLVTHEMDVIQAVCDRVAVMEGGRIVEVGPVAEVVARPQTETARRFLQQGRAADRGRILGADIPHVGPAAGSEGSAVAAGSEAGVSAAGEGAVEVFLRLELDGVSAPVVETAIRRFAADIRLCEGSLAEGPGGVRGALTVRVSGAPAVVQGVIEYWKAAGVAVTPLETLAERRVRA
- a CDS encoding methionine ABC transporter permease, whose translation is MNALAELFPHVAQNWDGVLQATWETLYMVGASLFFSVLLGIPLGVLLVLTSPGHLVPMPWLNKLLGTLVNVFRSVPYIVLILWLLPVSRLLFGTSFGPTAAILSLVAGAAPFYARLVETALREVDAGVIEAARAMGASLWQIVIKVLIPEALPAMAAGVTVTGVGLVGYSAMAGVIGSGGLGAMAYNFGFNGFQNDTLFVATLLLILMVQLFQAAGDRIVRRLDKR
- a CDS encoding MetQ/NlpA family ABC transporter substrate-binding protein; the protein is MRKALTLLMLALLVVLPLAGCGTATEKGGDASQGTANKPLKVGATAVPHAEILNEVVKPKLKEKGIDLEVVVFQDYVLPNTQLAEGALDANYFQHIPWLEATNKEKGYKLVPVAGVHIEPLGLYPNKKKGYKSVNDLPDGATIAITNGASEWLRVFRLLEAAGLIKLKEGIGEKVTEKDIVENPKHIKFTQVDPAMLPRTLEDPKIDAAVINTNFAIEGGLVPTKDAIFREDENSPYVNVLVTREDNKNDPRIQELVKVLLSEDVKKFIEEKYKGAVVPAQKTF
- a CDS encoding LysM peptidoglycan-binding domain-containing protein, with the protein product MRFHVREQVHLPDDAPEIEAIRELELEPVVEVTASGGSVTVSGFLSLTGKYIGRREYLGGTGDGREAHVPFPYHPFESEMGPLAPWQKRSEIRHRIPLDITVPEDRVPDLEDVYVVIDSFDYEVNGPRKLLIDAVLDVTGIVVDSRRGAHTVEQDAPAAPVLVSGPEPAREAAGAAETATEGVAESTPDSRADDAPAVLREEKGDPVLDGHEAAFARVSPSAQGPSAPEAGSGDEPTEQGASEAVEAAAAPAEAGDASARQGSDAAAEAQPKPQPEVKVAITAKSKTEESSARPLSSYLMEKLAKEKRPAGSDEQTPASAAPRASAEPNSTDGEGQAEGETTAAREGQEADAEDREATKRPENGRYLIGLLKEKEERYARLTMCIVQRDDTLASIAARYGVSVSTIRSVNRMADDRVEEGQILLIPRGEG
- the fdhD gene encoding formate dehydrogenase accessory sulfurtransferase FdhD, yielding MELPVTQRRPILRYENGRLHAAVDTVASEYALTVYVDDEELATLVCTPSHLDELVIGFLAAEGVIRSAGEIVSLTLDSANGFAYVETAGKRRFSQRFFNKRYIPSCCGKGRQSFYFFNDVQTAKPVEQAPTLAPDDVLRLIGALQETSHVFADTGGVHNAALCTRAGLVVARTDIGRHNALDKLYGYCLQHNVPRDDKLLAFSGRLSSEVILKAAKMGVGVVLSKSAPTELGLRIAEELGITAIGFVRGARFNVYTHPHRLQPGIEQPAE